A single region of the Corallococcus silvisoli genome encodes:
- a CDS encoding M57 family metalloprotease, with the protein MLKFRSVAMLAGVSLLGAACGGPESAPESEAKPTWEEFKANAYREPWEGGKIIVNGDEALESEEELAAYFHNVVESQLGQSQNGLAVYYIGGDIKWSSTQKLNLTYCISNSFGTNKAKMVSAMESATAAWEATASVNFTYLSQYDASCTASQTGVLFDIRPVSGQSYVARAFFPNSARSGRNVLVDSSAFGSLGAWTLTGVLRHELGHTLGFRHEHTRSTASGCYEDSQWRALTSTYDRASVMHYPQCNGTQTGDLVLTSLDKQGARALYP; encoded by the coding sequence ATGCTCAAGTTCCGCTCTGTTGCGATGCTGGCCGGTGTTTCGCTGCTCGGTGCTGCCTGTGGTGGTCCGGAGTCCGCGCCGGAGTCCGAGGCGAAGCCCACGTGGGAGGAGTTCAAGGCCAACGCCTACCGTGAGCCCTGGGAGGGCGGGAAGATCATCGTCAACGGTGACGAGGCGCTGGAGTCCGAGGAGGAGCTGGCGGCCTACTTCCACAACGTCGTCGAGTCCCAGCTGGGCCAGTCGCAGAACGGCCTCGCCGTGTACTACATCGGCGGCGACATCAAGTGGAGCAGCACCCAGAAGCTGAACCTCACCTACTGCATCAGCAACAGCTTCGGCACGAACAAGGCGAAGATGGTGAGCGCGATGGAGAGCGCCACGGCGGCCTGGGAGGCCACGGCGAGCGTCAACTTCACCTACCTGTCCCAGTACGACGCGTCCTGCACCGCGTCCCAGACGGGCGTGCTGTTCGACATCCGTCCGGTGAGCGGCCAGTCCTACGTGGCGCGCGCGTTCTTCCCGAACTCCGCTCGCTCCGGCCGCAACGTGCTGGTGGACAGCAGCGCGTTTGGCAGCCTGGGCGCCTGGACGCTCACGGGCGTGCTGCGCCACGAGCTGGGCCACACGCTGGGCTTCCGCCACGAGCACACCCGCTCCACCGCGAGCGGCTGCTACGAGGACAGCCAGTGGCGCGCGCTGACCAGCACCTACGACCGCGCGTCCGTCATGCACTACCCCCAGTGCAATGGCACCCAGACGGGCGACCTCGTGCTGACCAGCCTGGACAAGCAGGGCGCTCGCGCGCTGTACCCGTGA
- a CDS encoding DUF5335 family protein, with translation MAHTNQEIPREQWASYLANLSKKDPTQWVRVESIDSDTGDQPLADRLPLIEISLETKGSDAGAVQIIVGREGGEITHRILEPDRLFAELDEQSGALECLEIGEKGGKTLVFFERPSESDSASARF, from the coding sequence ATGGCACACACCAACCAGGAAATCCCCCGGGAGCAGTGGGCGAGCTACCTCGCCAACCTCAGCAAGAAGGACCCCACCCAGTGGGTGCGCGTGGAGTCCATCGACTCCGACACCGGCGACCAGCCCCTGGCCGACCGCCTGCCCCTCATCGAAATCTCCCTGGAGACCAAGGGCAGCGACGCGGGCGCGGTGCAGATCATCGTCGGCCGCGAGGGCGGAGAAATCACCCACCGTATCCTCGAACCAGACCGCCTCTTCGCGGAGCTGGATGAGCAGAGCGGCGCGCTGGAGTGCCTGGAGATTGGCGAGAAGGGCGGCAAGACGCTGGTGTTCTTCGAACGGCCCTCCGAGTCCGACAGCGCCTCCGCCCGCTTCTAG
- a CDS encoding AAA family ATPase produces MSARSGVEPSSLPEGPSIQERVAALEVLSPQDIDARLGDLGYRGQTEARRAASVLAYRHLRRIRRLYLEGLEPEPGTRENALFLGPTGSGKTFLVELLFREVLGVPTVLADATQFSETGYVGDDVSTLLSRLYEAAERDAQWAACGAICMDEFDKLATSRSDSRFSGQQTTKDVSGFGVQRSLLHLLSAPQATFPPDFGFTSRIRPESLDMGCITFIACGAFSGFRGTAETLAHVERVGFGREPGRGGQKDLESIATRITEEHLENTTAFSRYGFIPELIGRFSRLVSFSPLDAATLADILQNNVLRAWEREFTHEGLQLTVDPAVREWIVARALKRETGARGLRTALAPVLEQAAYEHFGHGRAATVRLVLQDDAVHALRD; encoded by the coding sequence GACATCGACGCGCGCCTGGGCGACCTGGGCTACCGCGGCCAGACCGAGGCCCGCCGCGCGGCCTCCGTCCTCGCCTACCGCCACCTGCGCCGCATCCGGCGCCTCTACCTGGAGGGCCTGGAGCCCGAACCCGGCACCCGCGAGAACGCCCTCTTCCTGGGCCCCACCGGCTCCGGCAAGACGTTCCTCGTGGAGCTGCTGTTCCGCGAAGTCCTCGGCGTGCCCACCGTGCTCGCGGACGCCACCCAGTTCTCCGAAACCGGCTACGTGGGAGACGACGTCAGCACCCTCCTGTCCCGCCTCTACGAAGCCGCCGAGCGCGACGCGCAATGGGCCGCCTGCGGCGCCATCTGCATGGACGAGTTCGACAAGCTCGCCACCAGCCGCTCCGACAGCCGCTTCTCCGGGCAACAGACCACCAAGGACGTGAGCGGCTTCGGCGTCCAGCGCAGCCTCCTCCACCTGCTCTCCGCCCCCCAGGCCACCTTCCCGCCCGACTTCGGCTTCACCAGCCGGATCCGCCCCGAATCCCTGGACATGGGCTGCATCACCTTCATCGCCTGCGGCGCCTTCAGCGGCTTCCGCGGCACCGCGGAGACCCTCGCCCACGTGGAGCGCGTGGGCTTCGGCCGCGAACCCGGCAGGGGCGGCCAGAAGGACCTGGAGTCCATCGCCACGCGCATCACCGAGGAGCACCTGGAGAACACCACCGCCTTCTCCCGCTACGGCTTCATCCCGGAGCTCATCGGGCGCTTCAGCCGGCTGGTGTCCTTCTCCCCGCTGGACGCGGCGACCCTGGCCGACATCCTCCAGAACAACGTGCTGCGCGCCTGGGAGCGCGAGTTCACCCACGAGGGCCTCCAGCTCACCGTGGACCCGGCCGTGCGCGAGTGGATCGTCGCGCGCGCCCTCAAGCGCGAGACGGGCGCCCGCGGCCTGCGCACCGCCCTGGCCCCCGTGCTGGAGCAGGCCGCCTACGAACACTTCGGCCACGGCCGCGCCGCCACCGTGCGCCTGGTGCTCCAGGACGACGCGGTCCACGCCCTGCGCGACTGA